ACCCCGTTGATCCACTGGAGGATCCACCGCCAGAGCGTGCGCGCACAGAGCTACGCGGCCGCAGCCGACGGCGTCGACCCGCCGCTGATCTTCGGTTTCTCGTCAGAGGGAAAACCGCGACGGTGCGAGCAATTGATCTTCGGCGCCGACGGCATCTCGGCGCAGCCATGCACCTCCATCCAGAAGACCGGTGCGCTCGTCATCGGCATGCTGATTGTGACGGACCCGCTCTATGCCGACCGCGATTGGCTCGTCGGCACCGCGGCGGGTAGCCGGCAAGACGTGGGGCGCTGGAAGCAATGGCTTCTGGCCACTGCCAGCGAGGCCCGCATTGCCCGCCACCTCGCCCCGCGCTTCGAAAGCGCCGCCCCTTGTCCCGATCGCGCCGAGGAACTGGCCTTCTGCGGCGAACCCCTGCCCGCGGACCCAGAGAAGGGCTCAGCGCCCGACAAGCAGGAGCGCATCGAATTCTTCCTTGCCCTGCCGACGGGCACCAGCATCGCTTTCGAAGAGGAAACCACGGGCGACTGATGGCCCCAACGCTGCGTCCGTGACGCCAAGCGCTTCGGATCCGCGCCAGCAGCGTACCGGTAATCCTCTCGCCATCGTTGGACAGCAAGGATGCTGTCGATTGGCAGGCTCCGGGGGGAGCTTTCATCGGCAAGCGACCGGCGTGCCCCCAATCGGCGAGAAATCAGGCTGCCCTCCCCCTTACAACCGCCAAAGAAAAAGGGGCCAGCGAACAAGTCGCTGGCCCCCTTCTTGGCACCGAGCTGGTTTGCCGGTCTTGGCCCGGGTTCGCCCTTTCGTCCGCCCGAAGGCTTGTCGAAAGAATGTCTCCGCCGCCAGTGCCTCCACGAACCGCCGCCCGAAGGCATTGATCCGTCTCGGCTCCAGGGCATCGGCCCGTCTCCGCCCGAAGGCTTTGACGTCGCCTCACCCCGAGGGGTTCGGCAGGCCCCCACCCGAAGGTGGTGACAGTCGCTGCTGCAAGAGCAGTGACCTTGGCGCCCATCGCCATCCTTGCGCGCCCGCTCAGGCGTCGCTCGTTACCGCCCGGCCTGCCCCCATGCAGGGGCCTCGCCTCGGGTCCGGAAACCTTGCCTGTTGAGAGCTCTCACTCACGACAGGCGCCGCCTCCTTCCGTCCGCTACCGATCCGTCTAGCGGATCGCGTCCCGGCGGTTCGTTCGCGGCCCTTCCTGGACCGGGACCTTCGCGCCCTTCGCTCCCCCGACCCAAGGGTCGGTGCAGCGCGGCTGCGTTAGGCACCCCGGTTCTTCCGGTGCCGTCCGACCGGCTGGTCCGGTCACCAAGGCTCCGGGTCTCACCGCGCTGTCCGGATCCGAAGATCCTTGAGCGCTCCTCCCGGTCTTGCGACCATCGCCTGCCGGCGGAGATCGGAACTTGCGTTCCCTTGCCCCGAGGGGCCCGGGCGCTTCGTCCCGATCACCATTTTGTTATGAGCCACTTTGCAGGTGTTTCCAAGGCGTTAAGAGGTATTTCGGCCTGTGGATAACGGGGATATCGTGCAAAAGTCGCCTTTTTTGCGGGCACGACCCCATTTCAGCCGCGCCTTTAGCCAGCGAAAAGCCGATTCGCAAGCATCAATTCGCGCCGCGACTCGAAAACGACTCGCCCGCCCCCTCCCGAGTCGCCCCCGCCTCACGTCCGGGTTGCCCAAATGTTCTCTCATCCCTACCTGTCAGGCGTGACCGAATCCCAGCCCCCCGCCCCGCCGATCGACACTGGCGATGCCCCCGCCTATCTCGCGCACCTCAACCCCGCGCAGTACGAGGCCGCGACCACCCTCGACGGCCCCGTCCTCATCCTCGCGGGCGCCGGCACGGGCAAGACCGCCACCCTCACCGCCCGCCTCGCCCATCTCATCGCCACCCGCCGCGCCTGGCCGAGCCAGATCCTCGCCGTCACCTTCACCAACAAGGCGGCGCGCGAGATGAAGGAACGCGTCGCCCGCATCACCGGCGGCGCGGTCGACAACATGCCCTGGCTCGGCACCTTCCACAGCGTCTGCGCGCGCATGCTCCGTCGCCATGCCGAGCTCGTCGGCCTCCAGCCCAACTTCACCATCATCGACACCGACGACCAGCTCCGCCTCCTCAAACAGCTCATCGAGGCCGCGCAGATCGATCCCAAGCGCTGGCCGCCCCGCGCGCTGGCCGCCCTCATCGACCAGTGGAAGAACAAGGGCCTCACCCCCGCCCACATCGACGCCGCCGACGCGCAGGCCTATGCCGACGGCAAGGGCGCCGACCTCTACGCCCAATATCAGGAGCGCCTCAAGGCCGTGAACGCCTGCGACTTCGGCGACCTCCTCCTCCACATGCTCACCATCTTCAAGGCGCACGCGGACGTCCTCGACACGTGGCGGACACGCTTTAAATATATTATGGTCGACGAATATCAGGACACCAACGCCAGCCAGTATGAATGGCTGAGGCTCCTCGCCGCCCCCGACAACAACATCGCCTGCGTCGGTGACGATGATCAGTCGATCTACTCGTGGCGCGGCGCCGATGTGTCCAACATCCTGCGTTTCGAGCGCGACTTCCCCGGCGCCAAGATCGTCCGCCTCGAACAGAATTACCGCTCGACCGGCCACATCCTCGCCGCCGCCAGCGGCGTCATCGCCCACAACTCGGGCCGCCTCGGGAAAGATCTCTGGACCGACGCCGGCATGGGCGAGAAGGTCAAGGTCCTCGGCGTCTGGGACGGCCCCGAGGAAGCCCGCCGCATCGCCGAGGAGATCGAGAACCACGTCTCCAAGGGCGGCTCCCTCGACGACACCGCGATCCTCGTGCGCGCCCAGCACCAGACGCGCGAGTTCGAGGAACGCTTCATCGCCATCGGCATGGACTATCAGATTATCGGGGGTTTTCGCTTCTACGAGCGCGCCGAGATCCGCGACGCCATCGCTTACCTCCGCCTCTTGGCCTCGCCGCAGGACGACCTCGCCTTCGACCGCATCGTCAACACCCCCAAGCGCGGCCTCGGCGACAAGGCCGTCGCCACCATCCACCAATATGCAAGGGTGCAGGGCCTCCCTCTCCTCATGGCCGCCGCCCAGATCCTCGACACCGACGAGCTCACCGCAAGAGCCCGCAATTCGCTCGGCCGCTTCGTCGGCGACTTCGCCCGCTGGCGGACACTCATGTCGGGCACCTCCGCCGCCCCCGTCACCGGCGACGACAAGCGCCAACTCATGGAAACCGGCGTCAAAGCCCTCACCCCATCCGAACTCATGCAGCAGGTGATCGAGGAATCGGGCTATGTCGCCATGCTCCAGGCCGACAAGTCCGCCGAGGCCCAGGGCCGCCTCGACAACCTCGCCGAACTCGCCCGCGCGATGGAGGAATATGAAACCCTCTCGGACTTCCTCGAACATGTCAGCCTCGTCATGGACAATGACGCCAACAAGGCGGGCGAGCGCGTCACCCTCATGACCATCCACGCCGCCAAGGGCCTCGAATTCCCCTTGGTCTTCCTTGCCGGCTGGGAGGAGGGGCTGTTCCCCTCGCAGCGCGCGCTGGACGAAGGCGGCAATGCCTCCCTCGAGGAGGAACGCCGCTTGGCCTATGTCGCCATCACCCGCGCCCGCCGACAGGCGATGATCGTCCACGCCGCCAACCGCCGCATCTACGGCCAGTGGACGAGCAGCATCCCCAGCCGCTTCGTCGACGAACTGCCCGCCGAACATGTGGAAAGCGACCAGACCATGTCGGGCGGCGCCTCGCTCTGGCAGGCCCAGTTCCAGCCCCACGAAGACCCTTTTGCACATCT
The nucleotide sequence above comes from Sphingomicrobium arenosum. Encoded proteins:
- a CDS encoding energy transducer TonB gives rise to the protein MSLSILPIGLALVASDPAQPGESAARGDVRSLFRAEDYPADALRLDQEGAVRARLAITPQGTVSECVIVETSGSPALDRATCDILMERATFDPAVNNQGRLVEASYTTPLIHWRIHRQSVRAQSYAAAADGVDPPLIFGFSSEGKPRRCEQLIFGADGISAQPCTSIQKTGALVIGMLIVTDPLYADRDWLVGTAAGSRQDVGRWKQWLLATASEARIARHLAPRFESAAPCPDRAEELAFCGEPLPADPEKGSAPDKQERIEFFLALPTGTSIAFEEETTGD
- a CDS encoding ATP-dependent helicase, which produces MFSHPYLSGVTESQPPAPPIDTGDAPAYLAHLNPAQYEAATTLDGPVLILAGAGTGKTATLTARLAHLIATRRAWPSQILAVTFTNKAAREMKERVARITGGAVDNMPWLGTFHSVCARMLRRHAELVGLQPNFTIIDTDDQLRLLKQLIEAAQIDPKRWPPRALAALIDQWKNKGLTPAHIDAADAQAYADGKGADLYAQYQERLKAVNACDFGDLLLHMLTIFKAHADVLDTWRTRFKYIMVDEYQDTNASQYEWLRLLAAPDNNIACVGDDDQSIYSWRGADVSNILRFERDFPGAKIVRLEQNYRSTGHILAAASGVIAHNSGRLGKDLWTDAGMGEKVKVLGVWDGPEEARRIAEEIENHVSKGGSLDDTAILVRAQHQTREFEERFIAIGMDYQIIGGFRFYERAEIRDAIAYLRLLASPQDDLAFDRIVNTPKRGLGDKAVATIHQYARVQGLPLLMAAAQILDTDELTARARNSLGRFVGDFARWRTLMSGTSAAPVTGDDKRQLMETGVKALTPSELMQQVIEESGYVAMLQADKSAEAQGRLDNLAELARAMEEYETLSDFLEHVSLVMDNDANKAGERVTLMTIHAAKGLEFPLVFLAGWEEGLFPSQRALDEGGNASLEEERRLAYVAITRARRQAMIVHAANRRIYGQWTSSIPSRFVDELPAEHVESDQTMSGGASLWQAQFQPHEDPFAHLAAAGSNRASTRGPGWKRASSRFEKGEQRIIESRGSAVSLGNKGRDDLTVGMRVFHGKFGYGKIEAIEGNKLEIEFEKAGRKRVLDSFVSLD